A single window of Leeuwenhoekiella sp. MAR_2009_132 DNA harbors:
- a CDS encoding LacI family DNA-binding transcriptional regulator: MKQKRPSIKDISKALGVSITTISFVLNGKGEERKISKEVIKKIKDYVEEINYTPNQVAQSLRTGKSKILVFMVEDISNSFFAKIARIIEDIAYDKGYKVLFCSNENNDKRSRELIRVFSERQVDGFLIIPSSGIKDEIENLIKNGIPVVLGDRYFEDLPTHHVVINNYVASKEATQHLINNNFKNIAFITTDTNQNQMLDRARGYEDAIKNAGLTSTILELPFKQINQKESSDLIQSLLLEKNIDAVFFSTNYLTQTALEIIKETNPQLIYDLGIVTFDDNDFFKINNPSISAVAQPLQEMAEELMRIMFKLLKTKDKDIPLMQTVLDAKLIVRDSSFRK; the protein is encoded by the coding sequence ATGAAACAAAAAAGACCCTCAATAAAAGATATATCAAAGGCACTTGGTGTATCAATAACAACTATCTCATTTGTATTAAATGGAAAAGGAGAAGAACGCAAAATCTCAAAAGAAGTCATTAAAAAAATAAAAGACTACGTTGAAGAAATAAACTACACTCCTAATCAGGTTGCACAAAGTTTACGAACCGGAAAAAGTAAAATTCTGGTGTTTATGGTAGAAGATATCAGCAATAGTTTTTTTGCTAAAATCGCCAGGATCATTGAAGATATAGCTTATGATAAGGGTTATAAAGTACTTTTTTGCAGCAATGAAAATAATGATAAACGCTCTCGCGAACTCATACGTGTCTTTAGTGAACGTCAGGTAGATGGGTTTTTAATCATACCCTCTTCCGGGATTAAAGACGAAATTGAAAATCTTATAAAAAACGGAATTCCGGTAGTATTAGGCGATCGCTATTTTGAAGACTTACCCACGCATCACGTTGTGATTAATAACTATGTGGCCTCTAAAGAAGCTACGCAACATTTAATAAATAATAACTTTAAAAATATAGCCTTTATAACCACAGATACCAATCAAAATCAGATGCTTGATCGCGCGCGCGGTTATGAAGATGCGATTAAAAATGCCGGGCTTACCAGCACTATTCTTGAATTGCCTTTTAAACAAATTAATCAAAAAGAAAGTTCTGATCTTATTCAATCTCTTCTTTTAGAAAAAAATATTGATGCAGTTTTTTTCTCAACAAACTATCTTACCCAAACTGCACTAGAAATTATTAAAGAGACAAATCCGCAACTTATTTACGATCTGGGTATTGTTACTTTTGATGATAATGACTTCTTTAAAATTAATAATCCGTCTATTTCTGCGGTAGCACAACCGCTGCAGGAAATGGCAGAAGAATTAATGCGTATTATGTTTAAACTTTTAAAGACAAAAGATAAGGACATCCCACTTATGCAAACGGTTCTTGATGCTAAACTTATTGTAAGAGATTCTTCTTTTAGAAAATAA
- the fbp gene encoding class 1 fructose-bisphosphatase: MERHTTLGEFIIQNQKDFPYAKGELSSLLSAIRLAGKMVNQEINKAGLAEIRGKAGQENVQGESQAKLDVLANDMFISTLRDRGEICGLASEELEDFLVFNEEKHKNANYVVLIDPLDGSSNIDVDITVGTIFSIYRRISPVGTPVTLEDFLQPGINQVAAGYLIYGTSTMLVYTTGNGTHGFTFDPGIGSFFLSHPNMKHAESGRIYSINEGNYVHFPQGIKKFIRWTQELNEEENRPFTSRYIGSLVADFHRNMLLGGVYLYPTGTTSPKGKLRLLYECNPMAFLAEQAGGKASDGYGRIMERIPNELHERAPFYCGCTTEVEKIEWFLQQND, translated from the coding sequence ATGGAAAGACACACGACCTTAGGCGAATTTATTATTCAAAATCAAAAAGATTTTCCATACGCTAAAGGAGAATTAAGTTCCCTTTTAAGCGCGATACGCCTGGCGGGTAAAATGGTTAATCAAGAAATAAACAAAGCGGGGCTTGCCGAAATACGAGGAAAAGCCGGACAGGAAAATGTACAGGGTGAATCTCAGGCAAAATTAGATGTTCTCGCAAATGATATGTTTATAAGCACACTTAGAGATCGAGGTGAGATTTGTGGTCTTGCTTCAGAGGAACTTGAAGATTTTTTAGTTTTTAATGAAGAAAAGCATAAAAACGCAAATTATGTTGTTTTGATAGATCCGCTTGACGGCTCTTCAAACATAGATGTAGATATTACTGTAGGTACAATTTTTAGTATATACCGCCGCATCAGTCCGGTAGGAACGCCGGTTACGCTAGAAGATTTTTTACAACCCGGCATCAATCAAGTTGCAGCGGGTTATTTAATTTATGGTACCTCAACAATGCTGGTATACACCACAGGTAATGGTACACACGGCTTTACCTTTGATCCCGGTATAGGCTCCTTTTTCTTATCGCATCCTAATATGAAACATGCCGAATCTGGTCGTATCTATTCAATTAATGAAGGTAATTATGTTCACTTTCCGCAGGGAATTAAAAAATTTATTCGCTGGACTCAAGAATTAAATGAAGAAGAAAACAGACCTTTTACGTCTAGATACATTGGTTCTTTAGTAGCAGATTTTCATAGAAATATGTTATTAGGTGGCGTTTACCTATATCCTACGGGAACAACCTCTCCTAAAGGAAAACTAAGATTACTATATGAATGCAACCCTATGGCGTTTCTGGCCGAGCAAGCCGGAGGAAAAGCCTCAGACGGTTACGGCCGCATTATGGAACGTATTCCTAATGAGTTGCATGAGCGTGCTCCGTTTTATTGCGGTTGTACTACTGAAGTTGAAAAGATAGAGTGGTTCTTACAGCAGAATGATTAG
- a CDS encoding exonuclease domain-containing protein: MEEAKFAIIDVETTGGGIKDNKITEICIIVLQNGVEIDRFVSLINPLREIPFYIEKLTGINDAMVKDAPTFDTVAPAINTLTKDCIFVAHNVGFDYNVVRAEFSTAGIDFNRKRICTVRLAKKLIPGLFSYSLGNLCTSINIPHRDRHRAQGDTEATVLLFQRCIELDPEYEVIEGFLNRKSKESFLPPHFKSADFEELPTNAGVYFFKDKKGTPLYIGKAINIQKRVLSHFREKSNRKYALLQDTHSIDFERTGSELLALLREAELILKHYPKYNKAQKNPSKPYKLTSYPNKKGIQQFALHKNKIAPVSLMQFYTYEEAIFFLELVCETFNLCPKYCGLQQGVDSCNHYKLQTCSGVCKGEIEVKTYNKRVAEALEFINTYDDSCLLLDEGRIPGEKSFIYLKQGKYSGYGFIDAQLPVNKAEDFTPYLVPQKSSGYADRIIRRHLTTTPKIEKIILNEEDTFTQDIFERWVS; this comes from the coding sequence ATGGAAGAAGCGAAGTTTGCCATCATAGATGTTGAAACGACCGGCGGTGGAATTAAAGACAACAAAATTACAGAGATCTGTATCATTGTCTTGCAAAATGGTGTCGAGATAGATCGTTTTGTTTCGCTGATAAATCCACTACGCGAGATCCCGTTTTATATAGAAAAACTTACCGGGATAAACGATGCGATGGTTAAGGATGCGCCTACGTTTGATACTGTTGCTCCTGCTATAAACACACTTACAAAAGACTGTATTTTTGTTGCCCACAATGTTGGCTTTGATTACAATGTGGTACGCGCAGAGTTTAGCACTGCGGGCATAGATTTTAACCGGAAACGCATTTGTACCGTGCGACTTGCTAAAAAACTTATTCCCGGCTTATTCTCTTACAGTTTGGGAAATTTATGTACCTCTATAAATATCCCACATCGCGACAGACACCGTGCTCAGGGAGATACAGAGGCCACTGTGCTACTATTTCAACGTTGTATAGAACTTGATCCAGAGTATGAAGTTATTGAAGGCTTTCTTAATCGAAAATCTAAAGAATCATTTCTCCCACCACATTTCAAATCTGCAGATTTTGAAGAATTGCCTACAAATGCGGGCGTGTATTTCTTTAAAGACAAAAAGGGAACTCCTTTATATATAGGTAAAGCGATAAATATTCAAAAACGGGTATTGTCTCACTTTAGAGAGAAGAGCAATCGTAAATATGCGCTATTGCAAGATACGCATAGCATAGATTTTGAACGTACCGGAAGTGAATTACTTGCGCTCTTGCGCGAAGCAGAACTTATTTTAAAACATTATCCTAAATACAATAAAGCACAGAAAAATCCTTCTAAACCCTACAAGCTAACCTCCTACCCAAATAAAAAGGGAATACAACAATTTGCGCTGCATAAAAATAAAATCGCCCCGGTAAGTTTAATGCAATTTTACACCTATGAGGAAGCTATTTTCTTTTTAGAATTAGTTTGCGAGACCTTTAATTTGTGTCCAAAATATTGCGGTTTACAGCAAGGAGTTGATTCTTGTAATCACTATAAATTACAGACCTGTAGTGGTGTTTGTAAAGGAGAAATAGAAGTGAAAACTTATAATAAGCGGGTGGCTGAAGCTTTAGAGTTTATCAATACGTATGACGATTCGTGTCTCCTTTTAGATGAAGGAAGAATACCCGGAGAAAAATCTTTTATCTATTTAAAACAAGGCAAATACTCAGGTTACGGGTTTATAGATGCCCAACTACCGGTAAATAAAGCCGAAGACTTCACGCCATATCTTGTTCCTCAAAAAAGTTCGGGATACGCAGATCGTATTATTCGCAGGCATCTAACAACTACTCCAAAAATTGAAAAAATAATTCTTAATGAGGAAGACACATTTACTCAGGATATTTTTGAGCGGTGGGTTTCTTAA
- a CDS encoding bile acid:sodium symporter family protein: MRLKLDRFVLSIILVIGLAYFIPQWGTEESAIPINTISAIGISLIFFFYGVKLSPSKLRAGLANYKLHLLVQASTFLIFPLLVLLFRPMIQNEEQETIWLAFFFLAALPSTVSSSVVMVSLAKGNIPSAIFNATISGLIGILITPLWMGLFIDAAETEFNFTEIYVKLIVQIILPVVLGMLLQRYLGDFVQRHSSKLTLFDKSIILLIIYKSFAESFSENLFSSVSILDLLALFMGVLLLFILVFLITGIASKLLDFSIEDRITAQFCGTKKSLVHGTVFSKILFGNMAGLGLILLPLMLFHASQIMIISAIASRYARRPNSL, from the coding sequence ATGAGGTTAAAACTAGATAGGTTTGTGTTATCCATTATTTTGGTAATTGGCTTGGCCTACTTCATTCCCCAATGGGGGACTGAGGAAAGTGCTATACCTATAAATACAATTAGTGCTATTGGTATCTCTTTGATATTCTTTTTTTATGGAGTTAAATTGAGTCCGTCTAAGTTAAGAGCCGGTCTTGCTAATTATAAATTGCATCTGCTTGTACAAGCCTCAACGTTTTTAATATTTCCGCTACTCGTATTGCTGTTTAGACCTATGATACAAAATGAAGAACAGGAAACTATATGGCTCGCATTTTTCTTTTTGGCCGCTTTACCCTCTACAGTAAGTTCTTCTGTTGTAATGGTTTCATTAGCTAAAGGAAATATTCCATCGGCGATTTTTAATGCCACTATTTCTGGACTAATAGGTATTTTGATTACGCCTTTATGGATGGGTCTTTTTATTGACGCAGCAGAAACCGAATTTAATTTTACAGAGATCTATGTTAAGCTTATTGTGCAAATAATTTTACCGGTCGTACTCGGTATGTTATTACAAAGGTATCTAGGTGACTTTGTACAACGTCATTCTTCTAAACTAACTTTGTTTGATAAGTCTATTATTCTGCTCATCATTTACAAAAGCTTTGCAGAATCGTTTTCTGAAAACCTATTCAGTTCGGTTTCAATACTAGATTTGTTAGCTTTGTTTATGGGAGTTCTACTGCTTTTTATTCTGGTGTTTTTAATTACCGGTATAGCGTCTAAACTCTTAGATTTTTCTATTGAAGATCGCATCACAGCTCAATTTTGTGGTACAAAAAAATCGCTGGTTCACGGTACGGTATTTTCTAAAATACTATTTGGTAATATGGCCGGTTTAGGGTTAATTCTACTGCCGCTTATGCTTTTTCACGCTTCGCAAATTATGATAATAAGTGCAATCGCTTCGCGTTATGCAAGACGACCTAATTCCCTCTAA
- a CDS encoding NAD(P)/FAD-dependent oxidoreductase, whose protein sequence is MSKRIVIIGGGFAGINLVKHLVKSEVYEVVLVDKNNYNFFPPLLYQVSTGFLDPSSITFPFRNLFRSKKNFRYRMGELLEILPEEKKIVLDNGELTYDYLVLATGTKTNFFGLDQCQQHAIPMKTLEDALEMRNILLQRLEQATRIHDKSQRLPYLNMVIAGGGPTGVEISGVFAELRNNTIRKEFPELIGSGSKIYLVNGGSELLSPMSKKSQEYTYKKLSEMGVEILLNTRVVDFDGEKVLMKDGSHIYSKNLIWATGVIGHKFRGVPEDAYQRGNRIQVNAYNKVAGCDALYAIGDSAVSNADPNFPEGHPQLAQVAMQQGVRLAKNFKLMQAGKEPKPFTYNDRGSMAIIGSNKAVADVPQPNLHLNGFIAWCAWLFVHLFALIDYRNRVRTFYNWSTEYLTKNQDLRLIIRPKKGR, encoded by the coding sequence ATGAGCAAGCGTATTGTAATTATAGGTGGAGGTTTTGCAGGAATTAATCTCGTAAAGCATCTTGTAAAATCTGAAGTTTATGAGGTGGTGCTCGTAGATAAGAATAATTATAATTTTTTTCCGCCACTATTGTATCAGGTTTCTACGGGCTTTTTAGATCCTTCGAGTATTACGTTTCCGTTTAGAAATCTTTTTAGAAGTAAAAAGAACTTTAGATATAGAATGGGTGAGTTGCTTGAAATTTTACCCGAGGAAAAGAAAATTGTTCTTGATAACGGCGAGCTTACCTATGACTACCTTGTTTTAGCAACAGGAACAAAAACCAATTTTTTTGGTTTAGATCAATGTCAGCAGCATGCGATACCTATGAAAACGCTTGAAGACGCTTTAGAAATGCGTAATATTTTGCTTCAGCGCTTAGAGCAGGCTACACGTATACATGATAAGTCACAACGCTTACCCTATTTAAATATGGTAATAGCAGGCGGTGGGCCTACAGGAGTCGAAATTTCTGGAGTATTTGCAGAACTACGTAATAATACGATACGTAAAGAATTTCCCGAGCTTATAGGATCTGGATCTAAAATTTATTTGGTAAATGGAGGGAGCGAGCTCTTATCTCCTATGAGTAAGAAAAGTCAGGAATATACCTATAAAAAGCTTTCTGAAATGGGCGTTGAGATTTTACTAAACACGCGGGTAGTTGATTTTGATGGCGAAAAAGTATTGATGAAAGACGGCTCTCATATCTACAGTAAAAATCTTATTTGGGCTACGGGAGTGATAGGTCATAAATTTAGGGGCGTTCCCGAAGATGCATATCAACGTGGAAATCGCATTCAAGTGAATGCCTATAATAAAGTAGCAGGCTGCGATGCTCTTTATGCGATAGGAGATTCTGCTGTGAGTAATGCAGATCCTAACTTCCCCGAAGGACACCCACAACTGGCCCAGGTAGCTATGCAGCAAGGTGTGAGGCTTGCTAAAAATTTTAAGTTAATGCAGGCAGGTAAGGAGCCTAAGCCTTTTACCTATAACGATAGGGGCTCAATGGCAATTATAGGAAGTAATAAGGCAGTTGCAGATGTGCCACAACCCAATCTGCATCTTAACGGATTTATTGCCTGGTGCGCCTGGTTATTTGTACATCTTTTCGCATTAATTGATTACCGCAATCGCGTACGTACTTTTTACAACTGGTCTACAGAATACCTAACAAAAAATCAAGATTTGCGTCTTATTATAAGACCTAAAAAAGGCCGATAA